A genomic segment from Bradyrhizobium diazoefficiens USDA 110 encodes:
- a CDS encoding cupin domain-containing protein, which yields MRENTIGRANVEDTPELKAYYKDLEKYEAGALWTVANKIEPWAPQSASIPVLWRYSDLREHVLRSVELVSPEKAGRRVIYLNNPGRRDVSAAVGWLYSGLQVMHPGEVASAHAHSASALRFIMEGAGAYTIVDGHKMTLGARDFVLTPNGTWHEHGVDGNGSVCIWQDGLDIPLVNALEANFFAVHPKVQQEDSGYPVDDMTKTWGNPGLRPADSKWSKGYSPMFKYEWEPTYESLRKYAAATDGSPYDGILMNYVNPITGGHVMQTIGASMQLLRPGEKTKSHRHTGSFIYQVAKGRGYSIIGGTRFAWEERDIFCVPSWAWHEHGNASESEDACLFCFNDLPVIESLGFYREEAYGDNAGHQPVAA from the coding sequence ATGCGCGAAAACACCATCGGCCGGGCCAATGTCGAGGACACCCCCGAGCTCAAGGCCTATTACAAGGATCTCGAAAAGTACGAAGCCGGCGCGCTTTGGACGGTCGCCAACAAGATCGAGCCATGGGCGCCGCAATCGGCCTCCATTCCCGTGCTCTGGCGCTACAGCGATCTGCGCGAGCACGTGCTGCGTTCGGTCGAGCTGGTCTCGCCGGAGAAGGCGGGACGACGGGTGATCTACCTCAACAATCCCGGCCGCCGCGACGTCTCGGCCGCGGTCGGCTGGCTCTATTCGGGATTGCAGGTGATGCACCCCGGCGAGGTCGCATCGGCCCACGCGCACTCGGCCTCTGCCCTGCGCTTCATCATGGAAGGGGCGGGCGCCTACACCATCGTCGACGGCCACAAGATGACCCTGGGGGCGCGGGATTTCGTGCTGACGCCGAATGGCACCTGGCACGAGCATGGGGTCGACGGCAACGGCTCGGTCTGCATCTGGCAGGACGGCCTCGACATCCCGCTCGTCAATGCGCTGGAGGCGAACTTTTTCGCGGTCCATCCGAAGGTGCAACAGGAAGACTCCGGCTATCCCGTGGACGACATGACCAAGACCTGGGGCAATCCCGGGCTGCGGCCGGCGGATTCGAAATGGTCGAAGGGCTATTCCCCCATGTTCAAATACGAGTGGGAGCCGACCTACGAGTCCTTGCGGAAATACGCCGCCGCAACCGACGGCTCGCCCTATGACGGCATTCTCATGAACTACGTCAATCCGATCACCGGCGGGCACGTGATGCAGACGATCGGCGCGAGCATGCAACTGCTCCGGCCGGGCGAGAAGACGAAGTCGCATCGGCACACCGGCAGCTTCATCTACCAGGTCGCCAAGGGCCGAGGCTATTCGATCATCGGCGGCACGCGTTTCGCGTGGGAGGAGCGCGACATCTTCTGCGTTCCCTCCTGGGCCTGGCACGAGCACGGCAATGCGTCGGAGAGCGAAGACGCCTGCCTGTTCTGCTTCAACGACCTGCCTGTCATCGAAAGTCTCGGCTTCTATCGTGAAGAGGCCTATGGCGATAATGCCGGCCACCAGCCAGTGGCTGCCTGA
- a CDS encoding epoxide hydrolase family protein, giving the protein MRAQSVSEVINPDRRQLLRSAAVGMAAAAAASLFPAHPAPAATADEIRPFRIDVPEEALIDLRRRINATRWPEQETVADESQGVQLAILRDLARYWATDYDWRKIEVKLNALPQFITEIDGLDIHFIHVRSKHEDALPLIVTHGWPGSIIEQLKIIDPLTNPTAYGASASDAFHVVIPSVPGYGFSGKPTTSGWGPARVARAWVALMKRLGYARFVAQGGDIGALISNAMAEQAPPELLGIHTNFPGTIPPEITKALQSGEAPSGLSADEQHAFDQVKDFRAKHFAYAAMMATRPQTLYGLADSPVGLAAWILDHGDGDAQPAAAITSAVLGRTVNGHPAGAVTRDDVLDDITLYWLTNTAISAARFYWENKGMSALNAVNISIPTAVSVFPGEIYQAPRSWTERAYHKLIHYNKVDKGGHFAAWEQPQLFTQEVRAGFRPLRK; this is encoded by the coding sequence ATGCGTGCGCAATCAGTTTCTGAAGTCATCAACCCGGACCGGCGCCAGCTTTTGCGTTCCGCCGCGGTGGGAATGGCCGCGGCGGCCGCCGCGAGCCTTTTCCCCGCGCACCCGGCGCCGGCGGCCACAGCTGACGAAATCCGCCCCTTCCGGATCGACGTTCCAGAAGAGGCGCTGATCGATCTGCGCAGACGCATCAACGCGACGAGGTGGCCGGAGCAGGAAACAGTCGCCGACGAATCGCAGGGCGTGCAGCTTGCGATCCTCCGGGACCTCGCGCGCTATTGGGCGACGGACTACGACTGGCGAAAGATCGAGGTAAAGCTGAACGCCCTGCCGCAGTTCATCACAGAGATCGACGGGCTGGACATTCATTTCATTCACGTTCGTTCGAAGCACGAAGATGCGCTGCCGCTCATCGTCACGCATGGATGGCCAGGCTCGATCATCGAGCAATTGAAGATCATCGATCCCCTCACCAATCCCACGGCGTACGGCGCGAGCGCATCGGACGCCTTCCATGTCGTGATCCCGTCAGTTCCCGGCTACGGGTTTTCGGGCAAGCCAACCACCAGCGGCTGGGGCCCTGCCCGCGTCGCGCGCGCCTGGGTCGCGCTGATGAAGCGCCTTGGCTACGCACGCTTTGTCGCGCAGGGCGGCGACATCGGCGCCCTCATTTCCAATGCGATGGCTGAGCAGGCGCCGCCGGAACTGCTGGGCATCCACACCAACTTCCCCGGCACGATTCCGCCGGAGATCACCAAGGCGCTGCAGAGCGGTGAGGCACCCTCCGGTCTCTCGGCCGACGAGCAACACGCCTTCGACCAGGTGAAGGATTTCCGCGCCAAGCATTTTGCCTACGCAGCCATGATGGCGACCCGGCCGCAGACACTCTACGGATTGGCGGATTCGCCGGTCGGCCTGGCCGCGTGGATTCTCGATCACGGCGACGGTGACGCGCAGCCGGCGGCGGCGATCACTTCGGCCGTGCTCGGACGCACCGTCAACGGGCATCCAGCCGGCGCCGTGACCCGCGACGACGTCCTCGACGACATCACGCTCTACTGGCTGACGAACACCGCGATCTCGGCGGCCCGCTTCTACTGGGAAAACAAGGGAATGAGCGCGCTGAACGCGGTCAACATCTCGATTCCCACCGCCGTGAGCGTCTTTCCCGGCGAAATCTACCAGGCTCCGCGCAGTTGGACCGAGCGGGCCTACCACAAGCTCATCCACTACAACAAGGTCGACAAAGGCGGACACTTTGCGGCCTGGGAACAGCCGCAGCTTTTCACGCAAGAGGTTCGCGCAGGCTTCCGGCCGCTGCGCAAATAG
- a CDS encoding MarR family winged helix-turn-helix transcriptional regulator encodes MPAALKENIVPVPGQIETRLWLQLLSLHGELFASLNSMLNSEFGLSLAKFDVLAQLDRYRDGLALGQLSQNLKVTGGNVSGLVQRLLADDLISREMSSEDRRSFIVRLTPKGEALFRKAAEIHKKHLGKRLENVSAQELDTALSVLKSLSSKLHTDGKKQSRKR; translated from the coding sequence ATGCCGGCAGCACTCAAAGAGAACATAGTTCCCGTCCCCGGGCAGATTGAAACCCGGCTCTGGCTCCAATTGCTGTCGCTGCATGGCGAGCTGTTCGCCTCGCTGAATTCGATGCTGAACTCCGAGTTCGGCCTGTCGCTCGCAAAATTCGACGTGCTGGCCCAGCTCGATCGCTACCGGGATGGGCTTGCGCTCGGTCAGTTGTCGCAAAACCTGAAAGTGACCGGCGGCAATGTGTCGGGCCTCGTGCAGCGTCTTCTCGCCGACGACCTCATCAGCAGGGAGATGTCGAGCGAGGACCGGCGGTCCTTCATCGTGCGCCTGACGCCGAAAGGCGAAGCGCTGTTCAGGAAGGCAGCCGAAATCCACAAGAAGCATCTCGGCAAACGGCTCGAGAACGTTTCGGCCCAGGAGCTGGATACCGCGCTGTCCGTGCTGAAATCCCTTTCTTCAAAACTTCACACTGACGGCAAGAAGCAAAGTCGCAAGAGATAA
- a CDS encoding fumarylacetoacetate hydrolase family protein produces the protein MRLVTYTLGSSGARLGVLVDGLVVDVEHLGASQGFAWPSDMLSLIDNSVTLLPALRECLDNTNGRLPAGSAVPVEDVKLQAPIPRPRKNIFGIGLNYRAHVAESAKSLDTDKDLPKQPVVFSKPPTSVIGPGAAIQHNAKMTQQLDWEVELAVIIGKTATRIATEKAMEHVFGYSVMIDISARDNRRAGQWIFSKGMDTYAPFGPCIVTADEIPDPHDLRLWLTKNGVMKQDSNTKYMIFDIPVLISDISSGMTLEPGDIIATGTPEGVGAGMSPQEWLWPGDVVEAGVDGVGVIRHPVVAI, from the coding sequence ATGCGCCTTGTTACCTACACTTTGGGCTCCAGCGGTGCCCGTCTCGGGGTCCTCGTTGACGGATTGGTCGTGGACGTCGAGCACCTCGGTGCGTCGCAAGGCTTTGCATGGCCGAGCGACATGCTGTCGCTCATCGACAACAGCGTGACACTGCTGCCGGCGCTCAGGGAATGCCTGGACAATACCAATGGACGCCTGCCGGCCGGCTCCGCCGTTCCGGTCGAGGACGTCAAGCTGCAGGCGCCGATCCCGCGTCCGCGAAAGAACATCTTCGGCATCGGGCTGAACTACCGCGCGCATGTGGCGGAATCCGCCAAGAGCCTGGATACGGACAAGGACCTGCCGAAGCAGCCGGTCGTCTTCTCCAAGCCGCCGACTTCCGTGATCGGCCCGGGCGCGGCGATCCAGCACAACGCGAAGATGACGCAGCAGCTCGACTGGGAGGTCGAGCTCGCCGTCATCATCGGCAAGACCGCGACGCGCATCGCGACCGAGAAAGCGATGGAGCACGTCTTCGGTTATTCGGTGATGATCGACATTTCCGCGCGCGACAATCGCCGCGCCGGCCAGTGGATCTTTTCCAAGGGCATGGACACCTATGCACCGTTCGGCCCGTGCATCGTCACCGCGGACGAAATTCCCGATCCGCATGACCTGCGGCTCTGGCTGACCAAGAACGGGGTCATGAAGCAGGACTCCAACACCAAATACATGATCTTCGACATCCCGGTGCTGATATCGGACATTTCGTCGGGCATGACGCTCGAGCCGGGCGACATCATCGCGACCGGAACGCCCGAAGGCGTCGGGGCCGGCATGAGCCCGCAGGAATGGCTGTGGCCGGGCGACGTGGTGGAAGCGGGGGTCGACGGCGTCGGTGTCATCAGGCACCCCGTTGTCGCGATCTGA
- a CDS encoding alpha/beta fold hydrolase codes for MSYRINNTTIDFFEINEDITLRRVVLRNPRPKGTVLFLHGFPETLSAWKDIAEALADDYEVHAFDWPGYGLSSRPMVDRFSYAPKDYAHVLDQYIVKAGIDTSRLTIYATDIGALPALLLAVEKPDIARTIIVGDFAPFNRPQFMSEKLQNLKAGPAMEQVRANMNSNRDEILENIFTRGLPKEAQFEVSQQFRDDMSHGWSHGAMTTVDAFSHYYSHFTRDQDHFESQLARLKTPVKVVWGEKDLYIKKEMGIELAARIDAELALLPGIGHYPHLQDPKRTVDEVRASLRGTST; via the coding sequence ATGTCATACCGGATCAACAACACAACAATCGATTTCTTCGAGATCAACGAAGACATCACGCTCAGAAGAGTGGTTCTGCGTAACCCGAGACCGAAGGGGACCGTTCTCTTTCTGCACGGCTTTCCGGAGACCCTGTCCGCCTGGAAGGACATTGCCGAGGCCCTCGCCGACGACTACGAAGTCCACGCTTTCGATTGGCCGGGTTACGGTCTTTCATCGAGGCCAATGGTCGACAGGTTCTCCTATGCGCCGAAGGACTACGCGCATGTTCTGGATCAGTACATCGTGAAAGCAGGCATCGACACGTCGAGGCTCACGATTTACGCAACGGACATCGGGGCCCTACCGGCACTCCTGCTGGCGGTGGAAAAACCCGATATCGCAAGGACAATCATCGTTGGCGACTTCGCCCCGTTCAACAGGCCGCAGTTCATGTCCGAGAAGCTGCAAAATCTGAAGGCGGGGCCTGCCATGGAGCAGGTCCGCGCCAACATGAACAGTAACCGCGACGAGATCCTGGAAAACATCTTCACAAGAGGCTTGCCCAAGGAAGCGCAGTTCGAAGTTTCGCAGCAGTTTAGGGACGACATGTCCCACGGATGGAGCCACGGCGCGATGACGACCGTAGACGCGTTCTCCCACTACTACTCGCACTTCACGCGAGACCAAGACCACTTCGAATCGCAACTAGCCCGGCTCAAAACCCCGGTGAAGGTGGTTTGGGGCGAGAAGGACCTCTACATCAAGAAGGAGATGGGAATAGAGCTCGCCGCAAGGATCGACGCCGAGTTGGCGCTTCTTCCCGGCATCGGGCACTACCCTCACCTCCAGGACCCGAAGCGCACCGTCGACGAGGTTCGCGCCTCGCTACGCGGCACGTCAACTTGA
- a CDS encoding carboxymuconolactone decarboxylase family protein: MSQRLDYNQIAPAGVKALGGVRGYVMQSGLSPTLVELVYLRISQINNCAYCLDTHTRDLLKKGVKIEKIALVQAWKEAGALFDERERAALAWAETVTRVADTGVPDEAYQDARAVFDERELVDLTIAIGLMNAYNRMAISFRNTPQAALGT, translated from the coding sequence ATGAGTCAGCGTCTCGACTACAATCAGATTGCACCGGCAGGCGTGAAAGCGCTGGGCGGTGTCCGTGGCTACGTCATGCAGAGCGGCCTTTCCCCTACGCTGGTCGAGCTGGTCTACCTGCGAATTTCCCAGATTAACAATTGCGCGTACTGCCTCGATACGCACACCCGTGACCTGCTCAAGAAGGGAGTGAAGATCGAAAAGATCGCGCTGGTGCAGGCGTGGAAGGAAGCCGGCGCCCTCTTCGACGAGCGTGAACGCGCCGCCCTTGCGTGGGCCGAAACGGTGACGCGCGTCGCGGATACCGGCGTGCCGGATGAAGCCTATCAGGACGCCCGCGCCGTGTTCGACGAGCGAGAACTCGTGGACCTCACGATCGCGATTGGCCTGATGAACGCCTACAATCGCATGGCGATCAGCTTTCGGAACACGCCACAGGCAGCACTCGGGACGTAA
- a CDS encoding indolepyruvate oxidoreductase subunit beta family protein, translating to MRDETIRLALPAAGEATERPISIAIVAMGGQGGGVLTDWIVQLAENHGWVAQSTSVPGVAQRTGATIYYIETMPPLDGRKPILSLMPTPGDVDVVMAAEFMEAGRSILRGLVTPDRTTLIASNHRSFAIGEKIAPGNGIADGGAVTGAIGIAAKTEIIFDLNALAIAHGSVISAAMFGALAAAGVLPFSRDSYLDVIRAGGKGAKASIGTFEAAFDRVKTGSPDVVAPPQPKQAGNIPSPATPDPDLAGLVARLTQELPEPALTMARAGLKKAVDFQDVAYGTEYLDILKTLHAADRSAGGAARTYAFTEAAAKYLANAMTYDDVIRVADLKTRAGRRARIESELEMSEGQVLQTTEFMHPRMEEVMGVLPAGFGRWLGARPRLLGWLDRRVNRGRRVRTYSLPWFLALYVVGGLRGLRRRSLRHAIETAHRDGWLKAATDAVGTNYQLGVEILQCRRLVKGYSDTHSRGLSKFDKTLAAIKLVERREDAADWARRLREAALKDSAGKELDGVIQTIKTFA from the coding sequence ATGAGGGACGAGACGATCCGGCTGGCCCTCCCCGCCGCGGGCGAGGCAACTGAGCGGCCGATCTCGATCGCGATCGTCGCGATGGGCGGCCAGGGCGGCGGCGTCCTGACCGACTGGATCGTCCAGCTTGCCGAGAACCACGGCTGGGTCGCGCAGTCGACCTCGGTGCCCGGCGTCGCGCAGCGCACCGGCGCCACGATCTACTATATCGAGACGATGCCGCCGCTCGACGGCCGCAAGCCAATCCTGTCGCTGATGCCGACGCCCGGCGACGTCGACGTGGTGATGGCGGCGGAATTCATGGAGGCCGGCCGATCGATCCTGCGCGGCCTTGTGACGCCGGACCGCACCACGCTGATCGCATCCAACCACCGGTCCTTTGCGATCGGCGAGAAGATCGCGCCGGGCAACGGCATCGCCGACGGCGGCGCCGTCACCGGCGCCATCGGGATCGCCGCCAAGACCGAGATCATCTTCGACCTGAACGCGCTGGCGATCGCGCATGGCAGCGTCATCTCGGCCGCGATGTTCGGCGCGCTCGCGGCGGCCGGTGTGCTGCCCTTCAGCCGCGACAGCTATCTCGACGTCATCCGCGCGGGTGGGAAAGGCGCGAAGGCCAGCATCGGGACTTTCGAGGCCGCCTTCGACCGGGTCAAGACCGGCTCACCCGACGTTGTGGCGCCGCCGCAACCGAAACAGGCCGGCAATATCCCCTCTCCCGCAACGCCCGATCCGGATCTCGCCGGGCTTGTCGCAAGGCTGACGCAGGAGCTGCCCGAGCCCGCGCTCACCATGGCCCGCGCCGGCCTGAAGAAGGCGGTCGACTTCCAGGACGTCGCCTATGGCACCGAGTACCTCGACATTCTCAAGACGCTGCACGCGGCCGACCGCAGCGCCGGCGGTGCGGCCCGGACCTATGCCTTCACGGAAGCCGCGGCAAAGTATCTTGCCAACGCCATGACCTATGACGACGTCATTCGCGTCGCCGACCTCAAGACGCGCGCCGGTCGCCGCGCCCGCATCGAGAGCGAGCTCGAGATGTCGGAAGGACAGGTGCTCCAGACCACCGAGTTCATGCATCCCCGCATGGAGGAGGTCATGGGCGTGCTGCCCGCGGGCTTCGGTCGCTGGCTTGGCGCGCGGCCACGCCTGCTCGGCTGGCTCGATCGCCGCGTCAACCGGGGGCGCCGGGTGCGGACCTACTCGCTGCCCTGGTTCCTGGCGCTCTATGTCGTGGGCGGCCTACGCGGCCTGCGCCGCCGCTCGCTGCGGCACGCCATCGAGACGGCGCACCGGGACGGATGGCTCAAGGCCGCCACCGACGCAGTCGGCACCAACTACCAGCTCGGTGTCGAGATCCTGCAATGCCGCCGCCTCGTGAAAGGCTATTCCGATACTCACAGCCGGGGGCTGTCGAAATTCGACAAGACGCTGGCGGCGATCAAGCTGGTCGAGCGACGCGAGGATGCCGCCGACTGGGCGCGGCGCCTGCGCGAGGCTGCGCTGAAGGACAGCGCCGGCAAGGAGCTCGACGGCGTGATCCAGACCATCAAGACTTTTGCGTGA
- a CDS encoding MarR family winged helix-turn-helix transcriptional regulator: MARESKSRWKSGPPRTRDQLQTYIPYLFNRLANRWNLDQNRDLSEHGVNNVVFRTLSVLFIYKTLTVNEIAVLAVTEQSTASRMVESMVTSGLVKREIAEEDQRRRVVGLTPDGEALLRKIWPVMANNYDKLIEGIAPDDIEVCARVLAKMVENIRQNQI; the protein is encoded by the coding sequence ATGGCCAGAGAATCCAAGAGCAGATGGAAGTCGGGTCCGCCGAGGACCAGGGACCAGCTGCAGACCTACATCCCGTATCTGTTCAACCGGCTCGCCAATCGCTGGAATCTCGACCAGAACCGCGACCTGAGCGAGCATGGCGTCAACAATGTCGTGTTCCGGACGCTGTCGGTGCTGTTCATCTACAAGACCCTCACCGTCAACGAGATCGCCGTTCTCGCTGTGACCGAGCAGTCGACGGCGAGCCGCATGGTCGAATCCATGGTGACGTCGGGCCTCGTCAAGCGCGAGATCGCGGAGGAGGACCAGCGCCGCCGCGTCGTGGGTCTGACGCCTGACGGCGAAGCGCTGCTGCGCAAGATCTGGCCGGTCATGGCGAACAACTATGACAAGCTGATCGAAGGCATCGCCCCTGACGACATCGAGGTCTGCGCGCGGGTGCTGGCCAAGATGGTCGAGAACATCCGCCAGAACCAGATCTGA
- a CDS encoding VOC family protein — protein sequence MPVTNAKKTTRAPTIDMKLEVVVIPVSDVDRAKEFYANLGWRLDADFAGPDDYRVIQFTPPGSPSSVIFGKNVTAAAPGSAQGLYLVVSDIEAARNDLRDRGVEVSEVFHAGGDVHTGPDEPYLFGRRRIGGAEPAHRSYRSYVSFHDPDGNGWLFQEVTTRLPGRVEAADTTFTSSTELASALRRASAAHGEHEKRNGGQYDANWPDWYADYIAREQAGQPLPV from the coding sequence ATGCCAGTCACAAATGCAAAGAAGACCACCAGAGCACCAACGATCGACATGAAGCTCGAAGTCGTCGTGATCCCCGTTTCCGACGTCGATCGTGCCAAGGAGTTCTATGCAAACCTCGGATGGAGGCTCGATGCCGATTTCGCGGGGCCTGATGATTACCGCGTGATCCAGTTCACGCCGCCCGGCTCCCCCTCCTCGGTCATTTTCGGCAAGAACGTCACCGCGGCGGCACCCGGCTCCGCCCAGGGCCTGTACCTGGTCGTCTCCGACATCGAAGCTGCGCGAAACGATCTGCGCGATCGCGGCGTCGAGGTCAGCGAGGTCTTCCACGCCGGAGGCGACGTGCACACCGGCCCGGACGAACCCTATCTGTTCGGGCGACGTCGGATTGGTGGTGCGGAGCCCGCGCACCGCAGCTATCGTTCGTACGTTTCGTTCCACGATCCCGACGGCAACGGCTGGCTGTTCCAGGAGGTGACCACGCGATTGCCGGGACGCGTCGAGGCAGCAGACACGACATTCACCTCCTCGACCGAGCTTGCGAGCGCGCTCCGGCGTGCGTCCGCGGCACACGGCGAGCACGAGAAGCGGAACGGCGGTCAGTACGATGCGAACTGGCCGGACTGGTACGCCGACTACATCGCCCGTGAGCAGGCCGGCCAGCCGCTCCCGGTCTGA
- a CDS encoding acyl-CoA thioesterase yields MTTFSFDRELRFGDCDPSGIAYFPSYLNILNGVVEEFWAEIGFPWPELITVRKIGTPTVHLTCDFSRPSMFGDRLTFGLRIARVGGSSLHLEHVVSGANGMRWRARQVVAATSLLDHHAIPWPDDIRAALMAHVSEGEGAEATPA; encoded by the coding sequence ATGACGACGTTTTCGTTCGATCGCGAGCTGAGGTTCGGCGATTGCGATCCCTCGGGCATCGCGTACTTTCCGTCCTATCTGAACATCCTCAACGGCGTCGTCGAAGAGTTTTGGGCGGAGATCGGTTTTCCCTGGCCGGAATTGATCACGGTTCGGAAGATCGGAACGCCCACGGTGCATCTGACTTGCGACTTTTCCCGGCCGTCGATGTTCGGCGATCGCCTGACGTTCGGATTGCGCATCGCCCGGGTCGGCGGATCGTCGCTCCATCTGGAACATGTCGTCTCGGGCGCGAATGGCATGCGCTGGCGCGCCCGCCAGGTCGTTGCCGCGACCTCGCTGCTGGATCACCATGCGATCCCGTGGCCCGATGACATTCGCGCCGCGCTCATGGCGCACGTGAGCGAGGGCGAGGGCGCTGAGGCAACGCCGGCATGA
- a CDS encoding indolepyruvate ferredoxin oxidoreductase subunit alpha, translating to MAERSFAREVEDLRLGDGDTFRGEGILAITKALLQSGVAYVGGYQGSPISHLMDVLADAKDVLDDLGVVFQSSANEAAAAAMLSASVMYPLRGAVAWKSTVGTNVASDALANLASGGVTGGTMIIVGEDYGEGSSIMQERTHAFAMKSQMWLLDPRPDHECIVNLIEKGFELSEVSNTPVMLEVRVRACHMHGTFACKDNVKPAHTIKDALNNPKRDVNRIVLPPAAYEHEQEKIKTRMPAAVGFIRDNKLNEWMGPKHGKVGIIMQGGMYNNVIRALQYLGLSDAYGSTQVPLYVMNVTYPVIDTEVAEFCVDKDAVLIVEEGQPEYLEQAINTVLRRRDIQARIHGKDVLPMGGDYTAQVLLGGVREFLEKTEPRLLGNRPPAPDAAPVLNHPAVEKLKQVVPARPPGLCTGCPERPIFAAMKLVEEELGQHHVSADIGCHLFSILPPFNIGATTMGFGLGPASTSAFNVKADKRSIAVMGDGGFWHNGLTSGIGNAVFNKHDGVFVIVDNFYTSATGGQDILSSRATNKRRKTNNSIVQAVKGIGGQWVRQIDRTYDVGKMRDTLKEALTTKDEGPKVIVASSECMLNKQRRVKPLINKAIKDGVRTVKERFGVDEDVCTGDHACIRLSGCPSLSVKQLDDPLRDDPVAAIDNSCVGCGNCGEVSEAAVLCPSFYRADVIHNPTRWDMFKSKVAMAVIGWLQRRRDRRRPALEALA from the coding sequence ATGGCTGAACGGTCTTTTGCTCGCGAAGTCGAGGATCTCCGGCTCGGCGACGGCGATACGTTCCGCGGCGAAGGCATCCTCGCCATCACCAAGGCACTGCTGCAATCCGGCGTCGCCTATGTCGGCGGCTACCAGGGCTCGCCGATCTCGCACCTGATGGACGTGCTCGCCGACGCCAAGGACGTGCTCGACGATCTCGGCGTCGTGTTCCAGAGCTCCGCCAACGAGGCGGCCGCGGCGGCGATGCTCTCGGCCTCGGTGATGTATCCCCTGCGCGGCGCGGTTGCGTGGAAGTCGACCGTCGGCACCAACGTCGCCTCCGACGCGCTGGCCAATCTGGCCTCGGGCGGCGTCACCGGCGGCACCATGATCATCGTCGGCGAGGACTACGGCGAAGGCTCCTCCATCATGCAGGAGCGCACCCATGCCTTCGCGATGAAATCGCAGATGTGGCTGCTCGACCCCCGCCCCGACCATGAATGCATCGTCAATTTGATCGAGAAGGGTTTTGAGCTTTCCGAGGTCTCGAACACCCCGGTGATGCTCGAGGTTCGCGTCCGCGCCTGTCACATGCACGGCACCTTCGCCTGCAAGGACAACGTCAAGCCGGCGCACACCATCAAGGACGCGCTCAACAATCCCAAGCGGGACGTCAACCGCATCGTGCTGCCGCCGGCGGCCTATGAGCATGAGCAGGAGAAGATCAAGACGCGGATGCCCGCGGCTGTCGGCTTCATCCGGGACAACAAATTGAACGAGTGGATGGGGCCGAAGCACGGCAAGGTCGGCATCATCATGCAGGGCGGCATGTACAACAACGTGATCCGCGCGCTGCAGTATCTCGGGCTGTCGGATGCCTATGGCAGCACGCAAGTCCCGCTCTACGTCATGAACGTCACCTACCCCGTGATCGACACCGAGGTCGCGGAGTTCTGCGTCGACAAGGATGCCGTGCTCATCGTCGAGGAGGGCCAGCCGGAATATCTGGAGCAGGCGATCAACACGGTGCTGCGCCGCAGGGACATCCAGGCGCGCATCCATGGCAAGGACGTGCTGCCGATGGGCGGCGACTACACCGCGCAGGTCCTGCTCGGCGGCGTCAGGGAATTCCTGGAGAAGACCGAGCCGCGGCTGCTCGGCAACCGGCCGCCGGCGCCGGATGCCGCGCCCGTGCTCAATCACCCCGCGGTCGAGAAGCTCAAGCAGGTCGTGCCGGCGCGCCCGCCCGGGCTCTGCACCGGCTGCCCGGAGCGGCCGATCTTCGCCGCCATGAAGCTGGTCGAGGAAGAGCTCGGCCAGCACCACGTCTCCGCCGACATCGGTTGCCATTTGTTCTCGATCCTGCCGCCCTTCAATATCGGCGCGACCACCATGGGCTTCGGCCTCGGCCCGGCCTCGACCTCGGCCTTCAACGTCAAGGCCGACAAGCGCTCGATCGCGGTGATGGGCGACGGCGGCTTCTGGCACAACGGACTGACCAGCGGCATCGGCAATGCCGTGTTCAACAAGCATGACGGCGTGTTCGTCATCGTCGACAATTTCTACACCTCGGCGACCGGCGGTCAGGACATCCTGTCGTCGCGCGCGACCAACAAGCGGCGCAAGACCAACAATTCGATCGTGCAGGCCGTGAAGGGCATCGGCGGCCAATGGGTGCGTCAGATCGACCGCACCTATGACGTCGGCAAGATGCGCGACACGCTGAAGGAAGCGCTGACGACCAAGGACGAAGGTCCCAAGGTCATCGTCGCGTCCTCCGAATGCATGCTGAACAAGCAGCGCCGCGTGAAGCCGCTGATCAACAAGGCGATCAAGGACGGCGTCCGTACCGTCAAGGAGCGCTTCGGCGTCGACGAGGACGTGTGCACCGGCGACCACGCCTGCATCCGGCTCTCCGGCTGCCCATCGCTGTCGGTGAAGCAGCTCGACGATCCCTTGCGCGATGATCCGGTCGCGGCGATCGACAATTCCTGCGTCGGCTGCGGCAATTGCGGCGAGGTCTCCGAGGCCGCCGTGCTCTGCCCCTCGTTCTACCGCGCCGACGTCATCCATAATCCGACCCGCTGGGACATGTTCAAATCCAAAGTCGCGATGGCCGTGATCGGCTGGCTGCAACGGCGGCGCGATCGCCGGCGTCCGGCGCTCGAGGCACTGGCATGA